In a single window of the Zonotrichia albicollis isolate bZonAlb1 chromosome 23, bZonAlb1.hap1, whole genome shotgun sequence genome:
- the CD79B gene encoding B-cell antigen receptor complex-associated protein beta chain translates to MAALGTRLWLLPVTLWLLPLLTGGTPAEKNSTENSTDGMCPSVHQNVRYVAVKKNMPIYFVCYSQQPQDMQWYKTAEKKEDLSVLDQNTARYHVERTNTSINLTLLRTSSEDNGIYVCDKKGLTQKEKLHSCGTELRVMGTSSIKQFQNRNTLKDAIIIIQSILLVVFISIPILLFLDKGEEKKRPEEDHTYEGLEVEQMATYEDITPFRDVKAKWTVGERPGEE, encoded by the exons atggctgctctgggcacgaggctctggctgctcccggtgaccctctggctgctgcctctgctcacag GTGGGACCCCAGCAGAGAAGAACAGCACTGAGAACAGCACAG ATGGCATGTGTCCCTCGGTGCACCAGAACGTGCGGTATGTGGCCGTCAAGAAGAACATGCCCATCTACTTCGTGTGCTactcccagcagccccaggacatGCAGTGGTACAAGACAgcagagaagaaggaggacCTCTCTGTGCTGGATCAGAACACGGCCAGGTACCACGTCGAGAGGACAAACACCTCCATCAACCTGACCCTCCTCAGGACCAGCTCCGAGGACAACGGGATCTACGTGTGTGACAAGAAGGGCCTGACGCAGAAGGAGAAGCTGCACTCATGTGGGACAGAGCTCCGGGTCATGG GTACCAGCAGCATCAAGCAGTTCCAGAACAGGAACACACTGAAAGAtgccatcatcatcatccagtCCATCCTGCTCGTCGTCTTCATCAGCATccccatcctcctcttcctaGACAAG GGTGAAGAGAAGAAGAGGCCAGAGGAGGACCACACCTATGAG gggctggaggtgGAGCAGATGGCCACCTACGAGGACATCACTCCTTTCCGGGACGTGAAGGCCAAGTGGACGGTGGGGGAGCGCCCAGGTGAAGAGTGA